The Actinomycetota bacterium genome has a segment encoding these proteins:
- a CDS encoding proline--tRNA ligase, producing MRLSKLFVPTLRDDPADAEIASHRLLLRAGFVRQVMAGVYVTLPLALRTMRTIEAIVREEMDASGACEIRMPIVLPAAPWQATGRYDLYGDTLFRFTDRHDRQLVLGPTEEEVVTPLVAGDLPSYRDLPVNLYQVEWKYRDEYRPRFGLLRVREFLMKDAYSFDRDEAGLRESYRVMYEAYERIFDRIGLDLAIVEADPGQIGGGVNHEFMARAAVGEDLFVECENGDYLADTEAARPTAPEPAPPGSEPLTEVDTPETPTIESLATFLGIEASRTLKCVLFDVGGRTVAVLVPGDRDVNVNKLEKLVFPAQVRPLDDDDFPARGFVKGYVGPQGFGDDVEVFADHLVRGGNDWVTGSNTVDRHVTGANLDRDFRVDRWEDLVEFREGDACPIDGGRLRLGRSIVVAHIYELGTRYSAPLEATFQDEDGTQKPYEMGCYGIGISRILAAIVEQHHDDEGIVWPAHLAPFQVVVIMAGTDDERVRETAERIYQGLCDRGVETLLDDRDERAGVKFADADLIGYPVQVTVGKRGLAEGSVDLKLRASGERSSARVEGAVQAAVDLLSSAP from the coding sequence ATGCGTCTGTCGAAGCTCTTCGTCCCGACCCTGCGTGACGACCCAGCCGATGCCGAGATCGCCTCGCACCGGTTGCTTCTGCGGGCGGGGTTCGTACGCCAGGTGATGGCGGGCGTGTACGTGACGCTGCCCCTCGCGCTTCGCACGATGCGCACGATCGAGGCGATCGTGCGCGAGGAGATGGACGCCTCGGGGGCATGCGAGATCCGCATGCCGATCGTGTTGCCCGCCGCGCCGTGGCAGGCGACGGGGCGCTACGACCTCTACGGCGACACGCTCTTCAGGTTCACCGATCGCCACGATCGGCAGCTCGTGCTCGGGCCCACCGAGGAGGAGGTCGTGACCCCCCTCGTGGCCGGTGACCTGCCCTCGTATCGAGACCTGCCCGTCAACCTCTACCAGGTCGAGTGGAAGTACCGCGACGAGTACCGGCCACGGTTCGGGCTGCTGCGTGTGCGCGAGTTCCTGATGAAGGACGCCTACTCGTTCGACCGCGACGAGGCCGGCCTTCGCGAGAGCTACCGGGTGATGTACGAGGCGTACGAGCGCATCTTCGACCGGATCGGCCTCGACCTCGCGATCGTGGAGGCCGATCCCGGCCAGATCGGCGGCGGCGTGAACCACGAGTTCATGGCGCGCGCCGCCGTCGGGGAGGACCTGTTCGTGGAGTGCGAGAACGGCGACTATCTCGCCGACACCGAGGCGGCGCGTCCGACGGCGCCCGAACCCGCCCCGCCCGGGTCGGAGCCGCTGACCGAGGTGGATACCCCCGAGACGCCGACGATCGAGTCGCTCGCGACCTTCCTCGGCATCGAGGCATCGCGCACCCTCAAGTGCGTATTGTTCGACGTCGGCGGGCGCACGGTGGCCGTGCTGGTTCCGGGTGACCGCGACGTGAACGTCAACAAGCTCGAGAAGCTCGTCTTCCCGGCGCAGGTTCGTCCGCTCGACGACGACGACTTCCCCGCGCGGGGCTTCGTGAAGGGTTACGTGGGACCGCAGGGCTTCGGCGACGACGTGGAGGTGTTCGCCGACCACCTCGTTCGGGGCGGGAACGACTGGGTCACCGGCTCGAACACCGTCGATCGCCACGTCACCGGCGCGAACCTCGACCGGGACTTCCGGGTGGACCGTTGGGAGGACCTGGTCGAGTTCCGGGAGGGCGATGCGTGTCCGATCGACGGTGGGCGGCTCCGGCTCGGGCGATCGATCGTGGTGGCGCACATCTACGAACTCGGGACGAGGTACTCCGCGCCCCTCGAAGCGACGTTCCAGGACGAGGACGGCACCCAGAAGCCCTACGAGATGGGGTGCTACGGCATCGGCATCAGCCGCATCCTTGCGGCGATCGTCGAGCAGCACCACGACGATGAGGGCATCGTCTGGCCGGCCCACCTCGCCCCGTTCCAGGTCGTCGTGATCATGGCCGGCACCGACGACGAGCGGGTGCGCGAGACCGCCGAGCGCATCTACCAAGGCCTGTGCGATCGAGGCGTCGAGACGCTGCTCGACGACCGTGACGAGCGCGCGGGCGTGAAGTTCGCCGACGCCGACCTGATCGGGTATCCGGTGCAGGTCACCGTGGGCAAGCGGGGGCTGGCTGAAGGATCCGTCGACCTGAAGCTGCGAGCCTCGGGGGAGCGTTCCAGCGCAAGGGTCGAGGGCGCCGTGCAAGCGGCCGTCGACCTGCTCTCGAGCGCCCCGTAG
- a CDS encoding secondary thiamine-phosphate synthase enzyme YjbQ, protein MKSVTTTVTTSAPERYAFLDLTDDLRRAVKDSGVTEGAAIVFCAHTTCALLINEWEDGAMADFRRHLTDLVPHEGVYYQHDDFEVRTQNMNPDERENGHAHVKAMLLSATSHAIPVVAGEPAFGTWQRLILFEMDEPKDRTVTFQVFGG, encoded by the coding sequence GTGAAGTCAGTCACCACCACCGTCACGACCTCGGCCCCGGAGCGATACGCGTTCCTCGACCTCACCGACGACCTTCGCCGGGCGGTCAAGGATTCCGGTGTGACCGAGGGCGCCGCGATCGTCTTCTGCGCCCACACGACGTGCGCGCTGCTGATCAACGAGTGGGAGGACGGTGCGATGGCCGACTTCCGACGCCACCTCACCGACCTCGTGCCGCACGAAGGCGTCTACTACCAGCACGACGACTTCGAGGTCCGCACGCAGAACATGAACCCCGACGAGCGGGAGAACGGCCACGCGCACGTGAAGGCGATGCTGCTCTCCGCGACCTCGCACGCGATCCCGGTGGTCGCGGGCGAGCCCGCCTTCGGCACGTGGCAGCGGCTGATCCTCTTCGAGATGGACGAGCCCAAGGATCGGACGGTCACGTTCCAGGTGTTCGGCGGCTGA
- a CDS encoding TIGR03086 family metal-binding protein, producing the protein MQDVAARYLRALDEVDRHVATITSQRWTDPTPCTEWDLRALVDHLVYETLWVPDLVAGATLAQVGSRYEGDRLGDDPIGAWRAAKRAAVEAVRTSGLDVPVHTSGGELTPDEYLTQMLFDASIHGWDVAQAIGVAHVIPDEVARELYVWFAPQAAGWVEAGILAPPVEVSEDADASTRLVALSGRSPAAPFG; encoded by the coding sequence ATGCAGGACGTGGCAGCCCGCTACCTCCGGGCGCTCGACGAGGTGGACCGGCACGTGGCGACGATCACGTCGCAACGGTGGACGGACCCGACCCCGTGCACGGAGTGGGACCTGCGCGCGCTCGTCGACCATCTCGTCTACGAGACCCTGTGGGTGCCCGACCTCGTCGCTGGCGCGACCCTCGCGCAGGTCGGCAGCCGGTACGAGGGAGACCGACTGGGCGACGATCCGATCGGTGCATGGCGTGCCGCGAAACGGGCGGCGGTCGAGGCCGTCCGAACGTCGGGCCTCGACGTGCCGGTGCACACGTCGGGCGGAGAGCTCACCCCGGACGAGTACCTCACGCAGATGCTGTTCGACGCGTCGATCCACGGGTGGGACGTCGCTCAGGCGATCGGCGTCGCGCACGTGATCCCCGACGAGGTCGCACGCGAACTGTACGTCTGGTTCGCGCCACAGGCTGCGGGGTGGGTCGAAGCAGGCATCCTCGCCCCGCCGGTCGAGGTATCCGAGGACGCCGACGCGTCGACCCGGCTGGTCGCGTTGTCGGGTCGCAGTCCGGCCGCACCGTTCGGCTGA
- the dxr gene encoding 1-deoxy-D-xylulose-5-phosphate reductoisomerase — MKSLTILGSTGSIGTQALDVVRHHPDRFKVVGLSAAGANLELLAGQIREFLPPVVAIADEDAAVDVKAKIGAVPGVEVVEGPDAAERLAGETEADLVLNALVGSAGLAPTLATLQSGKTLALANKESLVVGGELVTDLIKGEPERLLPVDSEHAALAMATRGERREDLKRVVLTGSGGPFRGWTRNELAKASVKEALAHPVWTMGPKITIDSATLMNKGLEVIEAHYLFDLEYSSIHVLIHPEGLVHAMAEFRDGSLRAEMATPDMRLPIQLALAWPERLPSGVEPVPLTDRPLTFEPVDREAFPAVDLAYRVGGLGLTFPAVMNAANEVAVMAFLEGKIPLTRIVELVQTVVDEHEPASVVSIVSIERADGWARQRTAELAEER, encoded by the coding sequence ATGAAGTCGTTGACGATCCTCGGCTCCACAGGGTCGATCGGCACGCAGGCGCTCGATGTCGTCCGCCATCACCCCGACCGGTTCAAGGTCGTCGGGCTGTCCGCGGCCGGGGCGAACCTGGAACTCCTCGCCGGGCAGATCCGGGAGTTCCTCCCGCCCGTCGTCGCGATCGCCGACGAGGATGCCGCCGTCGACGTGAAGGCGAAGATCGGCGCTGTGCCGGGTGTCGAGGTCGTCGAGGGCCCTGACGCCGCCGAGCGCCTGGCCGGCGAGACCGAGGCCGACCTGGTCTTGAACGCGCTGGTCGGCTCCGCCGGACTCGCACCCACCCTCGCCACGCTGCAATCCGGGAAGACGCTCGCTCTGGCCAACAAGGAGAGCCTCGTCGTGGGCGGCGAGCTCGTCACCGATCTGATCAAGGGAGAGCCCGAGCGCCTGTTGCCCGTGGACTCCGAACACGCCGCGCTCGCGATGGCGACGCGGGGCGAACGACGCGAGGATCTGAAGCGCGTCGTGCTGACCGGCTCGGGTGGGCCGTTCCGCGGCTGGACCCGCAACGAGCTCGCGAAGGCCAGCGTCAAGGAAGCGCTCGCCCACCCCGTGTGGACGATGGGGCCGAAGATCACGATCGACTCGGCGACGCTGATGAACAAGGGACTCGAGGTGATCGAGGCGCACTACCTGTTCGACCTCGAGTACTCCTCGATCCACGTGCTGATCCACCCCGAGGGCTTGGTGCACGCGATGGCCGAGTTCCGCGACGGCAGCCTGCGCGCCGAGATGGCGACCCCCGACATGCGACTGCCGATCCAGCTCGCGCTCGCCTGGCCCGAGCGCCTGCCCTCCGGCGTCGAACCGGTGCCGCTCACCGACCGCCCGCTCACGTTCGAGCCAGTCGACCGCGAGGCATTCCCCGCCGTCGACCTCGCGTACCGTGTCGGCGGTCTCGGCCTCACGTTCCCGGCGGTGATGAACGCGGCGAACGAGGTCGCCGTGATGGCGTTCCTCGAGGGGAAGATCCCGCTCACACGCATCGTCGAGCTGGTGCAGACCGTGGTCGACGAGCATGAGCCCGCTTCGGTCGTCTCGATCGTCAGCATCGAGCGCGCAGACGGCTGGGCGCGTCAGCGAACCGCCGAGCTCGCCGAGGAGCGATAG
- a CDS encoding M50 family metallopeptidase — MNLFIGALIFLPFLTVIIAIHELGHFHFARRFGMKVTEYFIGFGPWKVWAKRKGELEYGVKPIFVGGYVKIAGMNPFEENPPEDTSRLYGSKPIWQRAVTIFAGPGTHFVVAALIFAVWLMVFGDPRTAPLTPLVIDQVEVTMNGDESPAAAAGIEAGDRIVRLGGTPEPTSEQLTEIVTSQVADRPGQPLVVVVDRGGERVTLSVVPELAEVEGETRGRMGVIVAPPDPEPSGVVAALVGGVKEVGFAVRESFSQIGRVFGPEGVGRVFGLLFNDEPRTVNDAASVVGISQQVGATSSAGDWSTILYLFGFVTVFVGLINLVPLPPFDGGHLLTLAIEKVRGKPVDMRTLIPISAAVMAFFVMFVGATIVLDVTKPITLP, encoded by the coding sequence ATGAACTTGTTCATCGGCGCCCTCATCTTCCTGCCCTTCCTCACGGTGATCATCGCGATCCACGAGCTGGGCCACTTCCATTTCGCGCGCCGCTTCGGCATGAAGGTCACCGAGTACTTCATCGGCTTCGGACCCTGGAAAGTCTGGGCGAAGCGCAAGGGCGAGTTGGAGTACGGCGTGAAGCCGATCTTCGTGGGCGGGTACGTGAAGATCGCCGGCATGAACCCGTTCGAGGAGAATCCGCCCGAGGACACCTCTCGCCTGTACGGGTCGAAGCCGATCTGGCAGCGCGCGGTCACGATCTTCGCCGGGCCGGGCACGCACTTCGTGGTGGCGGCGCTGATCTTCGCGGTCTGGCTGATGGTCTTCGGCGATCCGCGAACGGCACCGCTCACCCCCCTCGTGATCGACCAGGTCGAGGTCACGATGAACGGCGACGAGTCGCCCGCGGCGGCCGCCGGCATCGAGGCAGGGGACCGCATCGTGCGGCTCGGCGGAACGCCCGAGCCGACCTCCGAACAGCTCACCGAGATCGTCACATCCCAGGTCGCGGACCGGCCGGGTCAGCCGCTCGTGGTCGTGGTGGACCGGGGCGGGGAGCGCGTCACGCTCTCGGTCGTACCCGAGCTCGCCGAGGTCGAGGGGGAGACCCGCGGTCGCATGGGCGTGATCGTGGCGCCGCCCGACCCCGAGCCGAGCGGTGTCGTGGCCGCGCTCGTGGGCGGCGTGAAGGAGGTCGGGTTCGCGGTCCGTGAGTCGTTCTCCCAGATCGGAAGGGTGTTCGGCCCCGAGGGTGTCGGGCGTGTGTTCGGCCTGCTCTTCAACGACGAGCCACGGACCGTCAACGATGCGGCGAGCGTCGTGGGCATCAGCCAGCAGGTCGGTGCGACCTCGTCGGCAGGGGACTGGTCGACGATCCTCTACCTCTTCGGGTTCGTGACGGTGTTCGTCGGCCTGATCAACCTCGTGCCGTTACCGCCGTTCGACGGCGGGCACCTGCTCACCCTCGCGATCGAGAAGGTGCGCGGCAAGCCGGTCGACATGCGCACCCTGATCCCGATCTCGGCCGCGGTGATGGCGTTCTTCGTGATGTTCGTCGGGGCGACGATCGTGCTCGACGTGACCAAGCCGATCACGCTGCCGTAG
- a CDS encoding ATP-binding protein translates to MSSRPLERLPTIRGKLGSTIVFAVAITLLISYVLIGFALRETPKDSEAIDALSLAKRLASGSLADPPPDAMVVRRTAVGEVTVEGVNLGVLPPDTPGRLPRWGVIGNHVWASIPTDDGGSLIVLYPSPTRGFLGRMSATLGFLQSEWRPFLAAGAIAAVIALAISRWLARGMTQPLRDMAEAARRMETGDYSTRVHTNSRDEVGQLAVAFNRMSAELELLETSRRDLVANVSHELKTPITAIRAHLENLLDGVEEPNHEVLQVMLAQSERLGRLVEQLLDLSKLESGEMPLRREEVSLGPLVTQVMSEIEVASADRDVDVRSDVPDDLPSIEADPERVHQVIFNLVDNAVRFTPEGGEVRIEAHRHNGSVEVSVADTGVGIPPEALPRLFERFYRVDPARAREDGGTGIGLAIARSVVEAHGGTIRAESEPGQGSTFTFDLPVARPAAPTNRRDP, encoded by the coding sequence GTGAGCTCCCGGCCGCTCGAGCGCTTGCCCACGATCCGCGGCAAGCTCGGCAGCACGATCGTCTTCGCCGTCGCGATCACGCTGTTGATCTCGTACGTCCTCATCGGCTTCGCGCTTCGCGAAACCCCCAAGGACTCCGAAGCGATCGACGCGCTCTCGCTCGCCAAGCGCCTCGCGAGCGGCTCCCTTGCCGATCCGCCGCCCGACGCGATGGTCGTTCGTCGCACCGCCGTCGGTGAGGTGACCGTCGAGGGTGTGAATCTCGGGGTGCTGCCGCCCGACACCCCGGGGCGGCTGCCCCGGTGGGGCGTGATCGGCAACCACGTGTGGGCGTCGATCCCCACCGACGACGGCGGCAGTCTCATCGTCCTCTACCCGTCGCCGACCCGCGGGTTCTTGGGACGCATGTCGGCGACGCTCGGGTTCCTGCAGAGCGAATGGCGGCCGTTCCTCGCCGCGGGTGCGATCGCGGCCGTGATCGCTCTCGCGATCTCTCGGTGGCTCGCCCGCGGCATGACGCAGCCGCTGCGGGACATGGCCGAGGCCGCGCGTCGCATGGAGACCGGCGACTATTCGACCCGCGTGCACACGAACTCGCGCGACGAGGTCGGACAGCTCGCGGTCGCCTTCAACCGCATGAGCGCGGAGCTCGAGCTCCTCGAGACGTCGAGGCGTGACCTGGTCGCCAACGTCTCCCACGAGCTCAAGACGCCGATCACCGCGATCCGGGCGCACCTGGAGAACCTGCTCGACGGCGTCGAGGAGCCGAACCACGAGGTCCTACAGGTCATGCTGGCGCAGTCCGAGCGACTCGGCCGCCTCGTGGAGCAGCTGCTCGACCTCTCGAAGCTCGAGTCGGGTGAGATGCCGCTGCGCCGCGAGGAGGTCTCGCTCGGCCCGCTGGTGACGCAGGTGATGTCGGAGATCGAGGTGGCGAGCGCCGATCGCGACGTCGACGTGCGCAGCGACGTGCCCGACGATCTGCCGTCGATCGAGGCCGACCCCGAGCGAGTGCACCAGGTGATCTTCAACCTCGTCGACAACGCTGTCCGGTTCACCCCCGAGGGAGGCGAGGTGCGGATCGAGGCGCACCGTCACAACGGCTCGGTCGAGGTGAGCGTCGCCGACACCGGGGTCGGCATCCCGCCCGAGGCGCTTCCCCGCCTGTTCGAGCGCTTCTACCGCGTCGACCCCGCGCGAGCGCGCGAGGACGGCGGAACCGGGATCGGTCTCGCGATCGCGCGGTCCGTCGTGGAGGCACACGGTGGCACGATCCGTGCGGAGAGCGAGCCCGGCCAGGGCAGCACCTTCACCTTCGATCTGCCGGTCGCTCGTCCGGCGGCCCCCACGAACAGGAGGGATCCGTGA
- the ispG gene encoding flavodoxin-dependent (E)-4-hydroxy-3-methylbut-2-enyl-diphosphate synthase — protein MGIERRKSRQIDLGGVAIGGDAPVSIQSMTTTKTADINATLQQIASLVAAGVDIVRVAVPHWEDAEALVAIAAKSTVPVVADIHFQWKYAMAALEAGIQGLRINPGNIKYQDKVRLIAREAKDRGVPIRIGVNAGSLEPDLLAKYGNPTAEALVESALNEAHILEDEDFLDIKISVKHSNPLVMIESYRQLAEACDYPLHLGVTEAGPMPLGGVKSAVGIGTLLAEGIGDTIRVSLTDDPVEEVKVGTTILRSLGLRKRGLDLVACPSCGRAEVNVFELTQKVNAAIEKERFSVPMRVAVMGCVVNGPGEAREADVGIASGNGLGFIIRQGEVVAKVPESELVDALLAEARAVAAEKVTAGERAD, from the coding sequence GTGGGCATCGAGCGCAGGAAGAGCCGGCAGATCGATCTGGGCGGCGTCGCGATCGGCGGCGACGCTCCCGTGTCGATCCAGTCGATGACCACGACGAAGACCGCCGACATCAACGCGACCCTGCAGCAGATCGCCTCCCTCGTCGCGGCCGGCGTCGACATCGTGCGCGTCGCGGTGCCGCATTGGGAGGACGCCGAGGCCCTCGTCGCGATCGCCGCGAAGTCCACCGTGCCGGTCGTCGCCGACATCCACTTCCAGTGGAAGTACGCGATGGCCGCGTTGGAAGCCGGCATCCAGGGCCTTCGCATCAACCCCGGCAACATCAAGTACCAAGACAAGGTGCGGCTGATCGCGCGAGAGGCGAAGGATCGCGGCGTGCCGATCCGGATCGGAGTCAACGCCGGGTCGCTCGAGCCAGACCTGCTCGCGAAGTACGGGAATCCGACCGCCGAGGCCCTCGTCGAGAGTGCGCTGAACGAGGCGCACATCCTCGAGGACGAGGACTTCCTCGACATCAAGATCAGCGTGAAGCACTCGAACCCGCTCGTGATGATCGAGAGCTACCGGCAACTCGCTGAGGCGTGCGACTACCCACTTCATCTCGGCGTGACCGAGGCGGGTCCGATGCCGCTCGGCGGCGTGAAGAGCGCGGTGGGCATCGGCACGCTGCTCGCCGAGGGCATCGGCGACACGATCCGCGTCTCCCTCACCGACGATCCGGTCGAAGAGGTCAAGGTCGGCACGACGATCCTGCGATCCCTGGGGCTCCGCAAGCGCGGCCTCGATCTCGTCGCGTGCCCGTCGTGCGGCCGGGCCGAGGTGAACGTGTTCGAGCTCACGCAGAAGGTGAACGCTGCGATCGAGAAGGAGCGCTTCAGCGTGCCGATGCGGGTCGCGGTGATGGGCTGCGTCGTGAACGGGCCGGGGGAGGCGCGTGAGGCCGACGTCGGCATCGCCAGCGGCAACGGCCTCGGGTTCATCATCCGCCAGGGCGAGGTGGTGGCGAAGGTGCCCGAGAGCGAGCTCGTCGACGCCCTGCTCGCCGAGGCACGCGCCGTCGCCGCCGAGAAGGTCACCGCCGGCGAGCGTGCCGACTAG
- a CDS encoding anthranilate synthase component I family protein — translation MQIRPDRETFDTLAAEWPLVPVWAELLSDVSTPVGLFPALAGDGPGLLLESVERSERWGRYSFVAGDPAATIVADRDGLRIVDVVRELPFIPGIGAPREALIEVARSLRAPRQPDLPALTGGLMGYVAFEAATLLDGHPVPDPSSAPVPPIALLVVDRAVVFDHWKQRLLLVSHVPGGRYDDGVDAVEDLADRIEHATPPPLAAMPAGASDIVGEPNMPDERYLEIVDSFKAHIRAGDIFQGVPSRRVTFPAPDGGYAIYRRLRVANPAPYMFFVRMMGIELAGSSPEPLVRVEHGRVSTRPIAGTRPRGETEVRDRLLEHELLADPKEQAEHAMLVDLARNDLGRVCTAGSVAPSQLMEVERFTKVMHIVSTVEGDLRDDMHPFDALSVTFPAGTLSGAPKRRAMELIASHEPDARGPYGGAVGYCTFQGDLDFCITIRTAVVKDGSAHLQSGAGVVADSDPQSELDETKAKASALLPAVAPGRVDHPAAEEAVR, via the coding sequence ATGCAGATCAGACCCGACCGCGAGACGTTCGATACCCTCGCGGCCGAGTGGCCGCTCGTCCCGGTCTGGGCTGAGCTGCTCTCCGACGTCTCCACGCCCGTGGGACTGTTCCCCGCGCTCGCCGGCGACGGTCCGGGGCTGCTCCTGGAATCGGTGGAGCGCTCCGAGCGATGGGGCCGGTACTCGTTCGTGGCCGGCGACCCGGCCGCCACGATCGTGGCCGATCGCGACGGCCTGCGGATCGTCGACGTCGTCCGGGAGCTTCCGTTCATACCGGGGATCGGGGCCCCCCGAGAGGCCTTGATCGAGGTCGCTCGCTCGCTGCGAGCTCCGCGACAGCCCGACCTGCCGGCACTGACCGGCGGGTTGATGGGGTACGTGGCGTTCGAGGCGGCGACGCTGCTCGACGGCCACCCGGTTCCCGACCCCTCGTCTGCACCGGTGCCGCCGATCGCCCTGCTCGTGGTCGACCGGGCGGTCGTGTTCGACCACTGGAAGCAGCGCCTCCTGCTCGTCTCCCACGTGCCGGGGGGCCGCTACGACGACGGCGTCGACGCCGTGGAGGACCTGGCCGACCGAATCGAGCACGCGACGCCTCCCCCACTCGCCGCGATGCCGGCGGGAGCGTCCGACATCGTGGGCGAGCCCAACATGCCCGACGAGCGCTACCTCGAGATCGTCGATTCGTTCAAGGCGCACATCCGGGCCGGAGACATCTTCCAGGGGGTGCCGTCGCGACGGGTCACGTTCCCCGCGCCGGACGGTGGCTACGCGATCTACCGGCGCCTGCGGGTCGCGAACCCCGCGCCGTACATGTTCTTCGTGCGGATGATGGGCATCGAGCTCGCCGGCTCGTCACCGGAGCCGCTGGTCCGCGTCGAGCACGGCCGGGTGTCGACCCGCCCGATCGCGGGCACCCGCCCCCGAGGAGAGACCGAGGTCCGCGACCGTCTGCTCGAGCACGAGCTGCTCGCCGATCCGAAGGAGCAGGCTGAGCACGCGATGCTCGTCGACCTCGCCCGCAATGACCTCGGGCGCGTGTGCACCGCGGGAAGCGTCGCGCCGTCCCAGCTGATGGAGGTCGAGCGGTTCACGAAGGTCATGCACATCGTCTCGACGGTGGAGGGCGACCTGCGCGACGACATGCACCCCTTCGATGCCCTCTCGGTGACGTTCCCGGCCGGCACCCTGAGCGGAGCCCCCAAGCGTCGAGCGATGGAGCTGATCGCGTCCCACGAGCCCGACGCCCGCGGGCCGTACGGTGGGGCGGTGGGCTACTGCACGTTCCAGGGCGATCTGGACTTCTGCATCACGATCCGCACCGCGGTCGTCAAGGATGGGAGTGCCCACCTGCAGTCGGGCGCGGGCGTCGTAGCCGACTCCGACCCCCAGTCAGAGCTCGACGAGACGAAGGCCAAGGCCTCGGCCCTGCTGCCGGCGGTCGCGCCCGGCCGGGTCGACCACCCGGCTGCCGAGGAGGCGGTCCGATGA
- a CDS encoding aminodeoxychorismate/anthranilate synthase component II, with the protein MILVVDHYDSFTYNLVQLVESLGRETEVVKSDAEPAEALVARVPAAVILSPGPGRPESAGCFTELLEALPAGTPVLGVCLGHQAIGIEYGGAVDRTEPVHGKASSVRHDGSGIFEGVHDPFEAGRYHSLIVERNRLPDELVLTAWTEDGLVMGTRHRELPRFGVQFHPESILTPEGPKIVRNFLALVG; encoded by the coding sequence ATGATCCTGGTCGTCGATCACTACGACTCGTTCACCTACAACCTCGTGCAGCTGGTCGAGTCGCTCGGACGCGAGACCGAGGTCGTGAAGAGCGACGCCGAGCCGGCCGAGGCGCTCGTCGCGCGCGTGCCCGCAGCGGTGATCCTCTCGCCGGGCCCGGGTCGCCCCGAATCCGCGGGGTGCTTCACCGAACTGCTCGAAGCCCTCCCCGCCGGCACGCCCGTGCTCGGGGTGTGCCTCGGGCACCAGGCCATCGGCATCGAGTACGGCGGTGCGGTCGACCGCACCGAACCCGTCCACGGCAAGGCCTCGTCGGTGCGTCACGACGGCAGCGGCATCTTCGAAGGGGTCCATGATCCGTTCGAGGCCGGCCGGTACCACTCGCTGATCGTGGAGCGAAACCGGCTGCCCGACGAGCTCGTGCTCACCGCCTGGACCGAGGACGGACTCGTGATGGGTACCCGGCATCGCGAGCTGCCCAGGTTCGGGGTGCAGTTCCACCCGGAGAGCATCCTCACCCCTGAGGGCCCGAAGATCGTGCGGAACTTCCTCGCGCTCGTCGGCTGA
- a CDS encoding response regulator transcription factor, producing the protein MNQQTVLVVDDEESIAEAVRARLESEGYRVLVALDGPDAIEQHAAHHPDLVVLDLMLPGMDGLEVCKQIQRDGWTPVLMLTAKTEEADKVAGFAVGADDYLTKPFSLRELAARVKAILRRMERMGEQKDTGPIEHHGLVMDPNRRRVTVDGEDVGLTPLEFEILLTLARDPGVVLSRDQLMDRVWGYRDFAGGRVVDSHVARIRRKLGEDGNEPRFIRTVHGVGYAFQERS; encoded by the coding sequence GTGAATCAGCAGACCGTGCTCGTCGTCGACGACGAGGAATCCATCGCCGAAGCCGTGAGGGCCCGGCTCGAGTCCGAGGGCTATCGGGTGCTCGTGGCGCTCGACGGCCCCGACGCGATCGAGCAGCATGCCGCGCATCACCCCGACCTCGTCGTGCTCGACCTGATGCTCCCGGGCATGGACGGCCTCGAGGTTTGCAAGCAGATCCAACGCGACGGCTGGACGCCGGTGCTGATGCTCACGGCCAAGACCGAAGAGGCCGACAAGGTCGCCGGTTTCGCCGTCGGGGCCGACGACTACCTCACGAAGCCGTTCAGCCTGCGTGAGCTCGCCGCGCGGGTGAAGGCGATCCTTCGACGCATGGAGCGCATGGGCGAGCAGAAGGACACCGGTCCGATCGAGCATCACGGGCTCGTGATGGACCCCAACCGACGCCGGGTCACCGTCGACGGCGAGGACGTCGGGCTCACCCCCCTCGAGTTCGAGATCCTGCTCACCCTCGCCCGTGACCCCGGCGTCGTTCTCTCCCGCGATCAGCTGATGGACCGCGTCTGGGGCTACCGCGACTTCGCCGGCGGGCGGGTGGTCGACTCCCACGTCGCGCGCATCCGTCGCAAGCTCGGCGAGGACGGCAACGAGCCGAGGTTCATCCGCACCGTGCACGGCGTGGGGTACGCGTTCCAGGAACGGTCGTGA